The genomic interval tatatataattatttttttatttaatattataaaatatactataATAATCTGCATCATACATAAtcaattttaacataaatttgatacatgtacataatattgaaatatattttttccatagatcaaataacataatataaaatgtctAATCAGATTTTGAAATATGCTGAGgctaatattaatataacacCAGAAGttgtaaatataatactattattttttttaatctctaataatgtatatcttattaatatttttttcttttgattcatataaataaaattcttcaatttaacattaaattattaatatttatatttttttttattttatttagaaTAAACTTTTAGATTCATTACCtttatatgatttttataaaaaattcgatAATGAATTCAAAAATTCTATAAGTTSACATGAGAAATGTTCCGTATGTGATCTCTCTTTAACAATGATTACagaagaaagcaaaaaactAAATAAcctttgtaaaaaagtttgttatattttactaaATTTTAAAGATATGGAAAATTTAATACAGACATTAACCAGTGTTAAATGTTGTGCGTATATGAGTACATGGTTATTTAATCATATAACTAATATTCctaattttaatttgaaatCTGATGATTTTTATAGTGCAATAAACATTATTAGTAAAAATGAACTatccaaaataaaaaattgtacccttgaaaattacaaaataaataaaagtgtATTTAACAACgatcaaattttatatgaatttttggaaatttataaaaaaattgaagaaaaacttaCATCACCTGATGATTcgtcaaaaaatatatattgtaaacatataaagcaaattttttcacattaccacagaattaaaaatatttgtgccACTGATGATTCTTGTAGtaaatataaagaattattgaaatttaaagaaaaatttaaagaactCAACATTATAAATTTGATATGTGAAAAGTGTGACTTCAAAAAGTCAACTTGTAAACATGGTTCCACTGTAGAAGATGATGTTCCATGTTTAAGCTCTCAAAAATATGGATTTTTATTCCTAATATTTGGTTATGATCCAgaacatataataaatgtattattcAATGTTACCATAATATCTGCTCCAATTCTGGCATTATTTCTAATTTTGTTTAAgggtaaatatatattttgaagaaaaaataaatagtcCATGgtatcatttatatatatttttgcataaatagcaattcaaaaaatatttaatttaacctttaatttaataatagtTTACTCCCTTTGGAAAAAccttaaaaaagttaaaacaagaaggaagaaaaaatggacgccaaaaaaaagaagaaaacattCAAGAttacatgaaaaattatgcCGCATATGTGGACAGTGCAATGAAAAACAGGGTTCATTTAACATATCATAATACTAACATGTAACGGAAGTTTTGCTaaattgaatatataaattacgCTAATAATATTTGTGAGTCTAATTTATCAATACAAATGTAATAAGGTactttttacaattttatctattttttagtatataaCATACCgcaatgtttatttttgctttttttaaattattgttttaatGCATGTGTTAATAAATCTctgtaattaaaattattttttcatcgaaatttttatgatttcATGCAATAATAacttaaaatatgaaataaaataattaatgattGTTGACAgaatattacataaatatattagtaATAAGGAAtatgaaacaaaatgaaatacaaTTAAWWYATYWaaatatttttttttttattcattaataaaaaaaaatatttaaataaatacttcattaatttaagtatttttaatattcataatttagTTTTTACCTTTTATATCTAATTTTTCTCCTAAAACATAATTTAGAAACATATACCTACACACAGATCAATTCgcagaataatttttcttttacaagATATGTattcattaattattatttaatatgcataatattacatatatatttgtaaaactaactgcattatttatataagccTTTTATGTCCTACGATAATATGTAACAAGTGGGAACACATAACTTAACAGGGATCCCACTATACtgattttataatatattaaaataaacataaaatcAATCCATTTTTAGAATTCATACTCATATTAGGCATAAAAggaaatcattttttcctttcaaaaATATCTCTATATATAAGGTCACATactattaaatattt from Plasmodium vivax scf_6696 genomic scaffold, whole genome shotgun sequence carries:
- a CDS encoding variable surface protein Vir23, putative (encoded by transcript PVX_069690A), with protein sequence MSNQILKYAEANINITPEVNKLLDSLPLYDFYKKFDNEFKNSISXHEKCSVCDLSLTMITEESKKLNNLCKKVCYILLNFKDMENLIQTLTSVKCCAYMSTWLFNHITNIPNFNLKSDDFYSAINIISKNELSKIKNCTLENYKINKSVFNNDQILYEFLEIYKKIEEKLTSPDDSSKNIYCKHIKQIFSHYHRIKNICATDDSCSKYKELLKFKEKFKELNIINLICEKCDFKKSTCKHGSTVEDDVPCLSSQKYGFLFLIFGYDPEHIINFTPFGKTLKKLKQEGRKNGRQKKEENIQDYMKNYAAYVDSAMKNRVHLTYHNTNM